In Balaenoptera musculus isolate JJ_BM4_2016_0621 chromosome 19, mBalMus1.pri.v3, whole genome shotgun sequence, one genomic interval encodes:
- the CEBPG gene encoding CCAAT/enhancer-binding protein gamma, with protein MSKVSQQNSTPGVNGISVIHTQAHASGLQQVPQLVPAGPGGGGKALPPSKQSKKSLPMDRNSDEYRQRRERNNMAVKKSRLKSKQKAQDTLQRVNQLKEENERLEAKIKLLTKELSVLKDLFLEHAHNLADNVQPSSTENTTSSDNAGQ; from the coding sequence ATGAGCAAGGTATCACAGCAGAACAGTACCCCGGGCGTGAATGGAATAAGTGTCATTCATACTCAGGCTCATGCCAGCGGCTTACAGCAGGTTCCTCAGCTGGTGCCCGCCGGCCCTGGGGGCGGAGGCAAAGCTTTGCCTCCAAGCAAGCAGAGCAAAAAGAGTTTGCCCATGGATCGCAACAGTGACGAGTATCGTCAGCGCAGAGAGAGGAACAACATGGCGGTGAAAAAGAGCCGGTTGAAAAGCAAGCAGAAAGCGCAGGATACGCTGCAGAGAGTGAATCAGCTCAAGGAAGAGAATGAACGGTTGGAAGCAAAAATTAAATTGCTGACTAAGGAATTAAGTGTActgaaagatttatttcttgaGCATGCACACAACCTCGCAGATAATGTGCAACCCAGTAGCACTGAAAATACGACAAGTTCTGATAATGCAGGACAGTAG